Genomic segment of Coleofasciculus sp. FACHB-1120:
CGCTGACTCTCCTGATTATTTTGTCAGCCTGTTAGTCTACAAAATTAAAAAACATACCAGTAAAGGAAATGAATCCAAGCTCAATTATTGGTATATCCGTAGCCCAGAAGAAGCCAAGGAGAAAGCCTTAGTAATTTTAGAGTCTGGGGTATCTGATGACCCAATCGAAATAACGGCAGAACTCAAGAAAGTTATTGAGACGAAAGATACTCATTTAGCAAAACGTATCTCTGCAAAGTTATTTGCAGCTGATAAGGTAGGCTTCTTCCAGTTCTTTTATGATAGCCATGTAGCAGCCGGAACGGATACAGAAAAACATAATACACTCGGCTATTCCCATATGCATCACATGGAAATGTTCAAAATGGGTTTAGAAAAAGCGAACGTGATTGTCACCAAAACCTATGCAAATCAGGCTGCAGACCTAAAGATTTCTGAACTGGTTGAACTAGCAAAGAAAGTCAACGGAGAATTTTTGATTAACAATGTGCTTGACTCTCTTAAGGCAGGTGACCAAATCATTGACATTCTCAAAAGCCAGGAACTTTTGGCAGAGATTAAGAAAAGCTCCCCCGATGCTTATGCCGCATTTGTAGAACGTACACCGCAACTCAAACTGATTAAGTACGTTGAAGATCAAGTTGAGGAAAAAGCCATTGACTCGACGGCGGTAGACAGCATTATTCAAGAAATTTTCAATGCTTTTATCAATAATAAAGGCATTGATATTACCTACTGTACGAATACCTTTGACCCCAATAAAGACATTCTTGGCGGAGGTACAGAAAAGTCTAAAGATGCACGTAAACAAAAAATCGATATGATGATTACAATGGGTGCAGCAGCCCCGATTGCCCCCGCGACTCAATGCCATTTCTTGCTCAATGCTTTGAAAGATTTATTTGAGTCGTATCCCGGTTTACAGGCAGCAACCGATAACAGTGGCAGAATCAAAGGCACATTGCTTACCCAGCCGCTAGACACGCTCCCAGGCGGCCTTATCAAAAACGACTTTGGCGGAAACGTTTTTTTGGAGGACGGAACGCCGACCAAACAAATTTTATTCACAGGGGACGACGACGGTAAAGACTCTCACTCGTGGATTGTGGCGAACAATATCGCCTATGACCCTGTACTAGGGACACAGGGCGCAGCGGTGACAGCTTCAAAAGACGGTGAGTTCGAGGTTCTAAAAACGCCTAAATTGGTCTTTAAGGAACAAGGTGTAGAACGTTACATCGTCAAGGTCACGCCAGAGGTTTCAAAAACACTCGGTATAACAGTCCAAACCCCTGGAAATGCGTATGGCTTTGGGACTGCGTATATCCTCACAAATAATTGGCAAAGGTTCTATCCGGAGGACTAAGTGCGATCGCCGAGCTTGTAGGGTACCTCGTGAGACACCCTACTTATTTACCAGATGCCCAACTTGGTGGCTCAATGCTTTTACTGTCCATTCCCCCAATCTGGCGCATAAATAATCACTATCCCCTGGTGGTAATGTCTAACTACAGTGAAAATGGTCATGCAGCAGCACAAAGGCATCAATTGAAAAAGGGTACTGTTGACGCACCGATTCGATTGCTGCTCGAAGAGATGTACAAGCCACTGCGCTGCATAGCCAATCTTGGCGTTGATAGGTAACCTGAGTAATAAAGTAAGTACCGTCATCAACGTGAGTCTTCTATAATTTGATATCTGAATAATGTGTGGACTGTATTATTAGAGTTCCTAGTTGTAGGCTGCGTCGAGATGCGCCCTATGACATGCGATCGCGTTTACCTTGTTCAGGAAGGAGGAGAGGATGCGATCGCTCCAATTCTTGACTCTGTTGCTTACTTTATCAATCGGTTATTAGAGCCTATGCAAAAAATAGGATAAGAAGTGTTTATAGCGGTTCTTATGTTGAGCTAAATACGCTCGTAGGTGCGTTGTGAAGCGATGCCCCTACCATAAATTGTCTTGGATAAAAGTGAGAACCGCTATAAACTATAGATGAACGCAGATATTCAGCTCGCCCAAGGACTTTTTGGATAAGTTATAAGTCACTGGGTAGAGATAAACGTAACTCACGCTCGTGCTTCGTGGTTCATAGTTCGCAAGTAATTTTCTATTCCCCGATGAACTATGAACCGTTTCATTACTTAGATTGTTTTGTGCAATCCTACTTGATTAAGCTTGTTGCCACATCTCCTGAATTTCACCTGGGAGATAGCTACCAACTTCCTGAATTCGTTCCGAAGATAGCTCCTCTTTGGTTGCAGAAAATACGGCTTTAATAATTGTTTCTGCATCTCTTTCGGGTAAATTACCCTCTTGCCTCAGCCGAACTAAAAAGTTCTCCGGTTTGATTTTTAACTGGGGTCTTATTTTGCTTAAGAAACTGACAATTGGATTGGTGTCTTCCCACAAATCTTCCACTTCATCAGTTGCTGACTTGTCC
This window contains:
- a CDS encoding DUF2267 domain-containing protein; translated protein: MASHHAFLEKVKTKGNLKDLDEAKNAAEVVFRTMRDVMSNEAVERVEEELDKSATDEVEDLWEDTNPIVSFLSKIRPQLKIKPENFLVRLRQEGNLPERDAETIIKAVFSATKEELSSERIQEVGSYLPGEIQEMWQQA
- a CDS encoding DUF4157 domain-containing protein, with the protein product MAYERVSKRSSGNSHIHKKDSRWTTPAMPVQAKPVSASPQEQEMPSYTPLPADWVTNNNLMRSLSGAGVVQRQEESGKEELEPIQAKLTIGQPGDKYEQEADQTAQQVVNQINAPAPQQSSQAETLQREEMPEEEELQMKPASGIIQREEMPEEEELQMKPEVHRQSDGGGMNATPDLEASIQQAKGSGQPLADNIREPMEKAFGADFSGVNIHTDAHSDQLNQSIQAKAFTTGQDVFFRQGAYAPGSRGGQELIAHELTHVVQQNGGAVQRSPQPQEQHQQTSTTETLSKLTIQRANNPKPRSTKAQSKIKSKIEDAFDESNSTEFAKQAAELYADSPDYFVSLLVYKIKKHTSKGNESKLNYWYIRSPEEAKEKALVILESGVSDDPIEITAELKKVIETKDTHLAKRISAKLFAADKVGFFQFFYDSHVAAGTDTEKHNTLGYSHMHHMEMFKMGLEKANVIVTKTYANQAADLKISELVELAKKVNGEFLINNVLDSLKAGDQIIDILKSQELLAEIKKSSPDAYAAFVERTPQLKLIKYVEDQVEEKAIDSTAVDSIIQEIFNAFINNKGIDITYCTNTFDPNKDILGGGTEKSKDARKQKIDMMITMGAAAPIAPATQCHFLLNALKDLFESYPGLQAATDNSGRIKGTLLTQPLDTLPGGLIKNDFGGNVFLEDGTPTKQILFTGDDDGKDSHSWIVANNIAYDPVLGTQGAAVTASKDGEFEVLKTPKLVFKEQGVERYIVKVTPEVSKTLGITVQTPGNAYGFGTAYILTNNWQRFYPED